The Cydia amplana chromosome 9, ilCydAmpl1.1, whole genome shotgun sequence genome includes a region encoding these proteins:
- the LOC134650997 gene encoding uncharacterized protein LOC134650997 produces the protein MSTGLFGILTSFDHNGQEWKTYKSRLTQWFVANDITDATDATGSKRRAILLSALTEGTYRLAADLVLPKEVQTVPYDDIIKSLDTHFNPKRVGFSERHKFYAAVQREGESHSQWAARLRGLTSLCAFNNVEETLLDRFIMGMRACYEKEKLYAQELSGLTLGKAVEYAENVSTARAAAAASASGAGASAAAAAALDPLLKVSRSASAKGPAATKNSRIGKPKCTICGYTNHKTAECQYSDYVCKKCNVKGHLRRVCPSKVNYVDNGAGDEDFGDDVLTG, from the exons ATGTCGACTGGATTATTTGGTATTTTGACCAGTTTTGACCACAATGGACAGGAGTGGAAGACATACAAAAGCCGCCTGACACAGTGGTTTGTGGCAAACGACATCACCGATGCCACAGACGCGACTGGATCTAAGCGGAGAGCTATATTGCTAAGTGCACTCACGGAGGGTACGTACAGACTCGCTGCAGATTTGGTTTTGCCAAAGGAAGTACAAACGGTGCCCTACGATGATATCATAAAGAGTTTGGATACCCATTTCAACCCTAAACGAGTTGGATTCAGCGAGAGGCATAAGTTCTACGCAGCGGTACAACGAGAAGGCGAATCTCACTCACAGTGGGCCGCGAGACTTCGTGGTCTGACGTCGCTTTGTGCCTTCAATAATGTGGAAGAAACGCTACTCGATCGCTTTATTATGGGAATGAGGGCTTGTTATGAAAAAGAAAAGCTTTACGCGCAAGAATTGTCTGGCCTTACGCTTGGCAAAGCTGTGGAATATGCCGAGAATGTTAGCACCGCGCGCGCAGCTGCCGCCGCCAGCGCGAGCGGAGCGGGCGCGTCTGCCGCGGCCGCCGCGGCGCTGGACCCGCTATTAAAGGTTTCACGCAGTGCTAGTGCCAAGGGACCGGCCGCTACAAAAAATAGCCGTATAGGGAAGCCTAAGTGTACCATATGCGGGTATACCAACCACAAAACCGCGGAGTGTCAGTATAGTGATTATGTGTGTAAGAAGTGTAACGTTAAAGGCCATCTACGTAGGGTGTGTCCATCAAAAGTGAATTACGTAGACAATGGAGCCGGAGACGAGGACTTCGGAGACGATG TGCTCACaggataa